In the Syngnathus scovelli strain Florida chromosome 8, RoL_Ssco_1.2, whole genome shotgun sequence genome, one interval contains:
- the LOC125973950 gene encoding fer3-like protein — protein MEDVLFDLDQDGSPDFAFWGQMEQNLQFQTQLDTLLLDCSTAAAGEQLSPWSSLGCQSVFPEAQLTFADFDAQSPADEEADGFPADESSEAAKRQRAHRLQVSQQPYKVQRHAANIRERKRMLSINSAFEELRCHVPTFPYEKRLSKIDTLRLAIAYIALLREILMSGCDPKSYVDECMKNGYKNQTNAIWNTSDLTARLSWIKWD, from the exons ATGGAGGACGTTCTGTTCGATTTGGACCAAGATGGCTCGCCGGATTTCGCCTTCTGGGGTCAGATGGAGCAAAACCTGCAGTTCCAAACGCAGCTGGACACTTTGCTGCTGGACTGCAGCAccgcggcggccggcgagcagcTGTCGCCTTGGTCGTCGCTGGGTTGCCAGTCGGTGTTTCCGGAGGCCCAGCTCACTTTCGCCGACTTTGACGCGCAGTCACCCGCGGACGAGGAGGCGGACGGCTTCCCCGCGGACGAGTCGTCGGAAGCGGCCAAGCGGCAGCGCGCGCACCGGCTGCAGGTGTCCCAGCAGCCGTACAAGGTGCAGAGGCACGCCGCCAACATCCGCGAGCGCAAGCGGATGCTGAGCATCAACTCGGCCTTCGAGGAGCTCCGCTGTCACGTGCCTACCTTCCCGTACGAGAAGCGGCTGTCCAAGATCGACACCCTGCGGCTGGCCATCGCCTATATCGCACTCCTCAGGGAGATTCTCATGTCCGGCTGCGACCCCAAGTCCTACGTGGACGAGTGCATGAAGAACGGCTACAAGAATCAGACCAACGCCATTTGGAACACCAGCG ATCTGACAGCTCGTCTCTCCTGGATAAAGTGGGATTAG
- the LOC137840548 gene encoding cytochrome c oxidase subunit 3-like, with product MLPLIFSGVWCVCGVWVWSLCVVWCVICSVCVVFLCRVRGVVFVCLCVGGVFVVCVCVVFVWCVCVCCLWCVCGVFVVCVCGVFVVCVCGVFVVCVCLWCVCVVFVVCLCGCCVVCVWCLCVVCVVFLWCVVCVCGVWLCVCGVCGVFVVCVCGVCLCGVFVVCVCVVCLWCLWCVCVVFVVCVCGVCGVFVWCVCGVCGVCVVFVVCVCCVCGVCVVFVVCVWCVCVVFLWCVCGVFGVCVVFVVCVWCVCGVFVVCVLCVWCLWCVCVFDCCVCGVCGVCLCGVCVWCFCGVFVWCVCGV from the coding sequence atgttgccattgatatttagtggcgtgtggtgtgtgtgtggtgtgtgggtgtggtctttgtgtgtggtgtggtgtgtgatatgtagtgtgtgtgtggtgtttttgtgtcgTGTTCGTGGTGTggtctttgtgtgtttgtgtgtgggtggtgtttttgtggtgtgtgtttgtgtggtgtttgtgtggtgtgtgtgtgtgtgttgtctgtggtgtgtgtgtggtgtttttgtggtgtgtgtgtgtggtgtttttgtggtgtgtgtgtgtggtgtgtttgttgtgtgtgtgtgtttgtggtgtgtttgtgtggtgtttgtggtgtgtttgtgtgggtgttgtgtggtgtgtgtgtggtgtttatgtgttgtgtgtgtggtgtttttgtggtgtgtagtgtgtgtatgtggtgtgtggttgtgtgtgtgtggtgtttgtggtgtgtttgtggtgtgtgtttgtggtgtgtgtttgtgtggtgtgtttgtggtgtgtgtttgtgtggtgtgtttgtggtgtttgtggtgtgtttgtgtggtgtttgtggtgtgtgtgtgtggtgtttgtggtgtgtttgtgtggtgtgtgtgtggtgtttgtggtgtgtgtgtggtgtttgtggtgtgtgtgtgttgtgtgtgtggtgtgtgtgtggtgtttgtggtgtgtgtgtggtgcgtgtgtgtggtgtttttgtggtgtgtgtgtggtgtttttggggtgtgtgttgtgtttgtggtgtgtgtgtggtgtgtgtgtggtgtgtttgtggtgtgtgtgttgtgtgtgtggtgtttgtggtgtgtgtgtgtgtttgactgttgtgtgtgtggtgtttgtggtgtgtgtttgtgtggtgtgtgtgtgtggtgtttttgtggtgtgtttgtgtggtgtgtgtgtggtgtgtag
- the LOC125973529 gene encoding twist-related protein 2: MEEGSGSPVSPADSLGTSEEEAERRRPGKRCARKRRPSKKSGGGGGEDSCGSGGSGGSGGGSPAPLKRSKKPSPSVVGTAGTQSYEELQNQRVLANVRERQRTQSLNEAFASLRKIIPTLPSDKLSKIQTLKLASRYIDFLCQVLQSDEMDNKMSSCSYVAHERLSYAFSVWRMEGAWSMSTSH, translated from the coding sequence ATGGAAGAGGGTTCCGGATCCCCGGTGTCCCCGGCGGACAGCCTGGGCACCAGCGAGGAGGAGGCTGAACGCCGACGGCCCGGCAAGCGCTGCGCCCGCAAGCGGAGGCCCAGCAAAAAgtccggcggcggtggcggcgaagACAGCTGCGGCAGCGggggcagcggcggcagcggcggcggaagCCCGGCGCCCCTGAAGCGCAGCAAGAAGCCCAGCCCCAGCGTAGTCGGCACCGCCGGGACCCAGTCGTACGAGGAGCTGCAGAACCAGCGGGTGCTGGCCAACGTGCGCGAGCGCCAACGGACGCAGTCGCTCAACGAAGCCTTCGCGTCTCTGCGTAAAATCATCCCCACGCTGCCTTCGGACAAGCTGAGCAAGATCCAGACGCTCAAGTTGGCGTCGCGCTACATCGACTTCCTGTGTCAGGTGCTGCAGAGCGACGAGATGGACAACAAGATGTCCAGCTGCAGCTACGTGGCCCACGAGAGACTCAGCTACGCCTTCTCCGTCTGGAGGATGGAGGGCGCTTGGTCCATGTCCACCTCGCATTAA